The genomic segment CCTGGATGTACAGCGAGGGCAGGCCGGTGGTGCACCTCGTCGACATTTCTCCGACCGCCGAGCCACAAAAGCCGGATTCCGGCGTTGTCCACCATGTCGCCTTCGCCAGCCGCGGCTTTGACGGCATGAAACAGCGGCTGGCGTCAAAGGGGATGAAGTTCGAGTCCCGCCAGGTGCCCGGCGGCGATCTCTGGCAGATCTTCGTCCACGACCCCAACGGGGTCATGATCGAGCTGAACTACGAGGCCGCCCGGGAGCAGGGGGCGGCGCCTGCCGAAAGGGCTGACGATATCGGCAGGCAGTAGCCTTTTGGGCGTTTCCGCTCTAATGGGGCATCCTCAACTCCAGGAGATGCGCTTTGAGCGTGACGCAGCAACAGGTTCTCGACAGCCTCGCCAGGGTCCAGTCGCCCCGCGGGGTCGCGCTTCCCCATGCCAATGTGCTGAGCGCGATCAGCGCCTCCGACGGCAAGGTGTTCTTCTCGATCAATGTCGACGCCGCCGAGGCAAGAGCCTGGGAATCCGTCCGGGCCGAAGCGGAAGCTGCCGTGCGCAGCATTCCCGGCGTCACCACCGTCATGGTGGCACTGACCGCGGAGCGCAAGCCGGGCTCCGCGCCGCCGCCACCCCCGCAGCCGAGCCGCGGCACGCCCGGCGTGCAGCCGGCCCATGCCCACAAGCCGCCGCAGGGCGGTGGGTCGCCGATGGCGCGGCAATCGGAAATTCCCGGCGTTGCCGCCGTGATCGCGGTCGCCTCCGGCAAGGGCGGGGTGGGCAAGTCGACCACCGCGCTCAATCTGGCGCTCGGCCTGCGCGACCTCGGCCTCAAGGTCGGGCTGCTCGATGCCGACATCTACGGCCCCTCGGTGCCGCGCCTGACGGGCCTGCGCGACAAGCCGGAGCTGAACGAGGCGCGCAAGATGATTCCGCTTCGGCGTTTCGGCCTTGCCATCATGTCGATCGGCTTCCTGGTCGAGGAGGAAACCGCGATGATCTGGCGCGGCCCGATGGTGATGTCGGCGGTGACGCAGATGCTGCGCGACGTCGAATGGGGCAAGCTCGACGTGCTGGTCGTCGACATGCCGCCGGGCACCGGCGATGCCCAGCTCACGCTGGCGCAGAACGTGCCGCTCAAGGGCGCCGTGATCGTCTCGACCCCGCAGGATCTGTCCCTGATCGACGCGCGGCGGGGACTGGCCATGTTCAAGAAGGTCAACGTGCCCGTGCTCGGGATTGTGGAGAACATGAGCTACTTCCAATGTCCGCATTGCGGCACGCGATCAGACATTTTCGGTCATGGCGGCGCCCGACATGAGGCCGAGAAGCTCGCCGTGCCATTCCTGGGCGAGATCCCCCTGCACATGGCGATTCGCGCCACTTCGGACGCCGGCAATCCCGTCGTCGACAGCGAGCCGGACGGCCCTCATGCGGCGATCTACCGCGCCATCGCGGGCCAAGTCCGGGACCAGCTCAAGGGCGTCATTGCCGCGGCCTGACCGGTCCGGGGGCATGCGACTTTTGTAGAGCCCCGTCATGCCATTGTCGCGTTCCGAAACCGGGCTGGCCGTGTTAAAGGCCCACGGCAGTCAAGCCCCTTCGGTTCGACGCGACCTCAACGCGTCGCCAGAATGCGCGGCGGCATAAGAGAAGCCAAGGGGAAACGCCCCAGCAAGGAGAGACCTGAAGATGAAGCGTCGTGATTTTCTCAAAGTATCGGCAGCAGGCGCGGCGGCGACCGCGGTGGCCTCGCCGGCGATCGCACAGTCCTCACCCGAGGTGAAGTGGCGCCTGACGTCGAGCTTCCCGAAGTCGCTCGACACCATCTATGGCGGCGCCGAGCAGGTGGCGAAGTACGTCGCCGAGATGACCGACAACAAATTCCAGATCCAGGTGTTCGCGGCCGGCGAAATCGTCCCGGGCCTCCAGGCCCTCGATGCGACCTCGAACGGCACGGTCGAGATGTGCCACACCGTCTCGTACTATTACGTCGGCAAGGACCCGACCTTCGCGATCTTCGCCTCGGTGCCGTTCGGCCTCAATGCGCGCCAGCAGAATTCGTGGCTCTACCAGGGCGGCGGCAACGAGCTCGCCAACGAGTTCTTCAAGAAGTCGAACGTGATCGGCTTCCCCTGCGGCAACACCGGCACCCAGATGGGCGGTTGGTTCCGCAAGGAGATCAAGACCGTTGCCGACCTCTCCGGCCTCAAGATGCGCATCGGCGGCATCGCCGGCCAGGTGCTGCAGAAGGTCGGCGTCGTGCCGCAGCAGCTCGCGGGCGGCGACATTTATCCCGCGCTGGAAAAGGGCACCATCGACGCGGCCGAGTGGGTCGGCCCCTACGATGACGAGAAGCTCGGCTTCGCCAAGGTCGCCAAGTACTATTACTATCCGGGCTTCTGGGAAGGCGGTCCGACCGTCCACGCCTTCGCCAACCTGGAAAAGTTCAATGCGCTGCCGAAGAACTACCAGGCGATCCTCACCAACGCGACGGCCAACGCCAACAGCTGGATGGCCGCGCGCTACGACATGCAGAACCCGGCGGCGCTGAAGCGCCTGGTCGCGGGCGGCACCCAACTCCGTCCGTTCACCAACGAGGTGCTGGAAGCCTGCCTCAAGGCCACCAACGAATTGTGGGCCGAGGTCTCCGGCAAGAACGCCGACTTCAAGAAGTCGATCGACGCCATGCAGGCCTACCGCTCCGACGAATATCTGTGGTGGCAGGTTGCCGAATACACCTACGACAGCTTCATGATCCGCTCGCGCACCCGCGGCTGATCTACGGCTTAGGTCCCAAGACCGGATGGCCCGGCCTCGCTCGCGAGGCCGGGCTTTTTCTTTGCCGCAGTGCGATCGAGATGGCATTCGGTCCCGTGATGTTCCATTCTGTCGGCAAGCCTCGGAAAGAAGGCTCCACAATCAGATCCATCAGGGCAGGAAATCATGAAGAGAAGAGACTTCATCAAGGTCACAGGACTTGGTGCGGCCGGCGCCGCCACGCTCGCGGCTCCCGCGATCGCGCAGTCGATGCCGGAAATCAAATGGCGCATGCCGACGAGCTGGCCGAAATCGCTCGATACCTTGTTTGGCGGCGCCGACATGATGTGCAAGATGGTCGCGGAGGCGACCGACAACAAATTCCAGATCCAGATCTTCGCGGCCGGCGAAATCGTGCCGGGCCTCCAGGTGCTCGATGCCGTGCAGAACGGCACATGCGAGATAGGCCACACCGCGTCGTACTATTACTTCGGCAAGGACCCGACCTTCACCTTCGGCTCGGCCGTGCCGTTCGGTCCCAACATGCGCATCAACCAGGCCTGGTACATGCAGGGCGGCGGCCGCGATGTGCTCAACGAGTTCTACAAGAGCTACAACGTCATCTCGCTGCTCGCGGGCAATACCGGCTGCCAGATGGGCGGGTGGTTCAGGAAGGAGGTCAACACGCCCGAGGATCTCAAGGGCATGAAATTCCGCATCGGCGGCTTCACCGGCCGCGTGCTCCAGAAGCTCGGCGTGGTGCCGCAGCAGCTCGCCGGCGGCGATATCTATCCGGCGCTGGAGAAGGGCACGATCGACGCCGCCGAATGGGTCGGCCCCTATGACGACGAGAAGCTCGGCTTCTACAAGATCGCGCCGCACTATTATTATCCCGGCTGGTGGGAAGGCGGACCGATGCTGATGGCCTTCGTCAACCTCGAAAAATGGAACGCGCTGCCGAAATATTATCAGAGCGTGCTGGAGCAGGCCGGCCACTACGCCAACAACTACATGATGGCGCGCTACGACAACGCCAATCCGCTGGCGCTGAGAAAGCTGCTGGCGGGCGGCACCAAGCTGCACGCCTTCTCGCCGGCGATCATGGATGCCTGCTACAAGGCTGCCAAGGAGCTGCACGCCGAAGTCGGCGCGACCAACGCCAACTTCAAGAAGGTGCACGACTCGCTCGCCAAGTTCACGAGCGACGGCTACGCCTGGTTCCAGGTGGCCGAGGTCGGCTACGACATCTTCATGGCGCGGCGGTCGCAGAGCTGATCACGCTGTCCGTCGCATGCAGCGCCCCGGAGCGATGGCTCCGGGGCGCTGCCGTTGCAGGCCTCCGAAGGGCGTCCAAACAAAAACCTGCAAAACAACCCCATGCACAGTAGACGGGGACAGGTTTATCAATGGCTTGGCGGCTCAGCGCGAGATTTTGGGCTTGATGCGTCGGGCAAAACAATGGTAGGAACTTATAATCGCAAAATCCGAATTGCGACGGTGCGGGTCCACGGGATCAAATGAGATTCGATCCCGATGAGCTGCCGACCCATCACATCTTAGGCCGCTCCAGGAGTCCTTTCATGTTCGGCGCAATCCTCGTCATCCTCTCCATCGGGTGCGTTCGCAGCCGGTCCGACGATGGTGCTTGAACGCACGTTGTGAAGCCGACACGCGCATGCGCGAAGCGTGACGGGGATCTAACCCTTGACGTCGTACTGCTTGCTGAGATGATCGCCGATCTGAACCAGCATGGCCACACATTCCGGATAACCCGGCCGATCCGCCGTGGCCTGATCTGCGCTGGCTCGAAACTCCCAGGAGCTGCCATCGCGAATGATGGAAATCGTCATTGCGTCCGGACAGTCGGCGTGAACTTTCAACTCGGCTTTGGCCATTGCAATCAGCTCGCTCTCCGTTTTCAACGGTTTGCTCATGAAGCTCATCCTTTCGCCCTGAGGCTGAATTCTGCTGGTTTCGCCCAAATCACCAGAACACATCTGATCGACTTACACGAAGCTGACAAGAGGCGGGCGCGTCACAATTGCCCATGAAATCGTCGCGGAAAGCCTCTTCAGCCTCGGGTCTTCAGCCCCGACACGGCTACTCATGTTCTCGAACGCTGGAGACTTTGCGCCCAGCATCTCTAGGTAAGCGTGGTAGGTAGTTTTTCGGTGTTCCTTTTACGGAACGATCAGGCTATCGGAATCTGGCAATCGGGCTGAAGTCGCTTGCGGTGTGTTTCGAACCTCCGGCTTCACGGTACGGTATACCGGATTCAACCAGTCCCGACGGGAATGCACCTTTCACCGAACACGGCGGCGTTCGATCGTTGATCGAGGTGCCAGGGCGGCCGTTTCCCGTGGGATCTCTCAATGAGACTGGCAATTGAAATCGTACAACTGCTGATACAATCGGCCGACACCTGGCTCTTTGAAGAGACTTTATCGGGTCTGAGCGATCGGGAATGGATGGCGTTGCGGTTTCTCGCCCGCGCAAACAGGTTTTCGCGGACGCCGACTGCTCTTGCGAGC from the Bradyrhizobium sp. WBAH42 genome contains:
- a CDS encoding VOC family protein; amino-acid sequence: MGGVSVGILDHFNIRTRNLAETVRFYEDVLGLEKGARPNFAFPGAWMYSEGRPVVHLVDISPTAEPQKPDSGVVHHVAFASRGFDGMKQRLASKGMKFESRQVPGGDLWQIFVHDPNGVMIELNYEAAREQGAAPAERADDIGRQ
- a CDS encoding Mrp/NBP35 family ATP-binding protein, with product MSVTQQQVLDSLARVQSPRGVALPHANVLSAISASDGKVFFSINVDAAEARAWESVRAEAEAAVRSIPGVTTVMVALTAERKPGSAPPPPPQPSRGTPGVQPAHAHKPPQGGGSPMARQSEIPGVAAVIAVASGKGGVGKSTTALNLALGLRDLGLKVGLLDADIYGPSVPRLTGLRDKPELNEARKMIPLRRFGLAIMSIGFLVEEETAMIWRGPMVMSAVTQMLRDVEWGKLDVLVVDMPPGTGDAQLTLAQNVPLKGAVIVSTPQDLSLIDARRGLAMFKKVNVPVLGIVENMSYFQCPHCGTRSDIFGHGGARHEAEKLAVPFLGEIPLHMAIRATSDAGNPVVDSEPDGPHAAIYRAIAGQVRDQLKGVIAAA
- a CDS encoding TRAP transporter substrate-binding protein produces the protein MKRRDFLKVSAAGAAATAVASPAIAQSSPEVKWRLTSSFPKSLDTIYGGAEQVAKYVAEMTDNKFQIQVFAAGEIVPGLQALDATSNGTVEMCHTVSYYYVGKDPTFAIFASVPFGLNARQQNSWLYQGGGNELANEFFKKSNVIGFPCGNTGTQMGGWFRKEIKTVADLSGLKMRIGGIAGQVLQKVGVVPQQLAGGDIYPALEKGTIDAAEWVGPYDDEKLGFAKVAKYYYYPGFWEGGPTVHAFANLEKFNALPKNYQAILTNATANANSWMAARYDMQNPAALKRLVAGGTQLRPFTNEVLEACLKATNELWAEVSGKNADFKKSIDAMQAYRSDEYLWWQVAEYTYDSFMIRSRTRG
- a CDS encoding TRAP transporter substrate-binding protein, whose product is MKRRDFIKVTGLGAAGAATLAAPAIAQSMPEIKWRMPTSWPKSLDTLFGGADMMCKMVAEATDNKFQIQIFAAGEIVPGLQVLDAVQNGTCEIGHTASYYYFGKDPTFTFGSAVPFGPNMRINQAWYMQGGGRDVLNEFYKSYNVISLLAGNTGCQMGGWFRKEVNTPEDLKGMKFRIGGFTGRVLQKLGVVPQQLAGGDIYPALEKGTIDAAEWVGPYDDEKLGFYKIAPHYYYPGWWEGGPMLMAFVNLEKWNALPKYYQSVLEQAGHYANNYMMARYDNANPLALRKLLAGGTKLHAFSPAIMDACYKAAKELHAEVGATNANFKKVHDSLAKFTSDGYAWFQVAEVGYDIFMARRSQS